A single region of the Pontibacter kalidii genome encodes:
- a CDS encoding nitrite reductase encodes MQSFRTEIENPIVEKDIIELERKIRLYREGKLQEDKFKSLRLARGVYGQRQLGVQMVRIKLPFGKVTTQQLLRIADISEEYSTGNLHLTTRQDIQLHFVSLDRTPELWAKLEEDDVTIREACGNTVRNVTASPEAGIDPGEPFDVSPYADATFRYFLRNPICQEMGRKFKMSFSSSDSDTAMAYMHDLGFIAKVENGVRGFKVMIGGGLGAQPALAHTAFEFLPEDKIIPFIEGVLRIFDRHGERNNRNKARFKYLITKLGLEEVLRLVNEEYRALKSHRFEIDTSIDFNAALPIAKEIPDYVIEDTDKYSKWLKTNVFRQKQDGFHGVYIKVQLGDISSDTARKLVPLVREFAADDIRVTQGQNLLLKYVRQEALPYFFARLDELGLAEPGFNSVADITTCPGTDTCNLGISNSTNITKVLEQVIMEEYPEMLFNTDIKIKISGCMNSCGQHGMANLGFHGSSLKSGKSVLPALQVLLGGGTLSNGEGRIAQKLLKVPSKRGPEVLRYVLNDYLANKQGEERFNAYYDRHGKDYFYQLLKPLTDLTTLTPEDFIDWGHQDGFQPAIGVGECAGVMIDLVATLLYEADEKLEWAGEALEEQRFADAIYYGYAAFISTAKALLLDKSVSTNTQHSIMEEFDKHFVETGIFTFEPDFKSKVLQLNQQEPGEAFAKDYLNQALLFQQEATRYRKEKAVNA; translated from the coding sequence ATGCAAAGCTTCAGAACAGAAATAGAAAACCCGATTGTAGAAAAGGACATCATCGAGCTGGAAAGAAAGATCCGGCTTTACCGCGAAGGCAAGCTCCAGGAAGATAAGTTCAAGAGCCTGCGCCTGGCCCGCGGCGTATACGGGCAGCGGCAGCTGGGCGTACAGATGGTGCGCATCAAACTCCCTTTCGGCAAGGTGACCACACAGCAGCTGCTCCGCATCGCCGACATCTCCGAAGAGTACTCTACCGGCAACCTGCACCTGACCACGCGGCAGGACATACAGCTCCACTTCGTGAGCCTCGACAGAACCCCGGAGCTGTGGGCGAAGCTGGAAGAGGATGATGTCACCATCCGCGAGGCCTGCGGTAACACGGTACGTAATGTCACGGCATCGCCGGAGGCAGGCATAGACCCCGGGGAGCCTTTTGATGTGTCGCCTTACGCCGATGCCACCTTCCGCTATTTCCTGCGCAACCCGATCTGCCAGGAAATGGGTCGCAAGTTCAAAATGTCCTTCTCCTCCAGCGACTCCGACACGGCCATGGCTTACATGCACGACCTGGGCTTTATTGCGAAGGTAGAAAATGGAGTGCGCGGTTTTAAAGTGATGATCGGCGGCGGCTTGGGCGCACAGCCGGCGCTGGCGCATACTGCTTTTGAATTTCTGCCCGAGGATAAAATCATCCCGTTCATCGAGGGTGTGCTGCGTATTTTTGACCGCCACGGCGAGCGCAACAACCGCAACAAGGCCCGCTTTAAGTACCTGATTACCAAGTTAGGGCTGGAAGAGGTGCTGCGCCTGGTGAACGAAGAGTATAGAGCGCTGAAGTCGCACAGGTTCGAGATCGACACAAGTATAGATTTCAACGCTGCGCTACCTATCGCCAAAGAGATACCGGACTACGTGATCGAGGATACTGACAAGTATAGCAAGTGGTTGAAGACGAACGTGTTCCGGCAGAAGCAGGACGGTTTTCACGGCGTCTATATCAAAGTGCAGCTCGGGGACATCAGCAGCGATACGGCTCGGAAACTGGTGCCGCTGGTGCGGGAATTTGCGGCCGATGACATCCGGGTGACGCAGGGGCAGAACCTGCTGCTCAAGTATGTGCGCCAGGAGGCGCTGCCCTATTTCTTTGCCAGACTGGATGAGTTGGGACTGGCTGAGCCGGGTTTCAACAGTGTGGCTGACATTACCACCTGCCCCGGCACCGATACCTGCAACCTGGGCATCTCGAACAGCACTAACATCACCAAGGTGCTGGAGCAGGTGATTATGGAGGAATACCCGGAGATGCTGTTCAATACGGATATCAAAATCAAGATCAGTGGCTGCATGAACTCCTGCGGTCAGCACGGCATGGCGAACCTGGGCTTTCACGGTTCTTCGCTGAAAAGCGGTAAAAGCGTTTTGCCGGCCCTGCAGGTGCTGTTAGGAGGCGGAACCCTAAGTAACGGCGAAGGCCGCATCGCGCAGAAGCTCCTGAAAGTGCCCAGTAAGCGCGGACCGGAAGTGCTGCGCTACGTGCTGAACGATTACCTGGCCAACAAGCAGGGGGAGGAGCGCTTCAACGCCTATTACGACCGCCACGGCAAGGACTACTTTTACCAGCTGCTGAAGCCGCTCACAGACCTGACCACCCTCACGCCGGAAGACTTTATAGACTGGGGGCACCAGGATGGTTTTCAGCCTGCCATTGGTGTGGGCGAGTGTGCCGGTGTGATGATTGACCTGGTGGCCACGCTGCTCTACGAAGCGGATGAGAAGCTGGAGTGGGCCGGGGAGGCGCTGGAAGAGCAACGATTTGCCGACGCGATCTACTATGGGTATGCTGCCTTTATCAGCACAGCCAAGGCACTGCTGCTCGACAAGAGCGTGAGCACCAACACCCAGCACAGCATCATGGAGGAGTTTGACAAACATTTTGTAGAGACAGGCATCTTCACATTTGAGCCTGATTTCAAAAGCAAAGTGCTGCAGCTGAACCAGCAGGAACCAGGCGAGGCCTTCGCCAAGGATTATTTGAACCAGGCGCTGCTGTTCCAGCAGGAGGCAACCCGCTACAGGAAAGAAAAAGCTGTGAATGCCTGA
- a CDS encoding outer membrane beta-barrel family protein, with the protein MKKHLLLILLGLSTTAGWAQAPQQASPQQQQAAMPAPKGNARISGMVLDAETKQPVEFATVALINLSTGKPIDGAMADNKGSFTIQKVAAGKYKLNVSFLGYQQQVVENVTIASDNAEVNVGTISLASDAQKLSEVVITGEKPLVEEKIDRTVYNAEKDITNAGGNAADVLQKVPSLSVDTDGNVQLRGSGNVRVLINNKPSSIMAGSVADALKQIPADMIKTVEVITSPSAKYDAEGTAGIINIITKKDSGLEGVSGSVALTGGTRASNGNASLNVRRGKLGINATASGVHFYNHGDMSNITTFNNEDGTQSRREQFGDTKIRGAFMNAQLGFDYDINAKNTISGGVRRNGGQFKMQNDQAQHFTENGVEDPAYTFNTDIENRNERLGTDLNLDYVHTFGKQGHELAILSQYTMTDTDTRNYQDRYSDGQAPFFLQRNNNDGANNELTFQADYVQPFENKTTLELGAKTIFRDVKSDGFYRDITLVDEANSNLNFDYAQDVYASYFTYGFAVKKVNVKVGARFEQTEIDGDYFQEREDGGQERETYSDSYNNLIPSIALSYTLKEKHTLKANFTQRIQRPSLFYLNPFDQEQAPGTIVRGNPRLDAELTNLYEMGYSTYFKTASISANLYMRETDNAIETVPQLEGDNTILTFANVAQNKTYGISLFGSLKPVKAWSISGSSNIYFVDLKSSLYENSGWMYNVNGNSSYDFGKGFSAQFNGGFNSRRIQLQGKFASFSYHALAFKKELFEGKGGISLGLDNPFRKSMKMNNDVEAIDFTQRMRINNYNRGARVTFDYRFGKMEKQKQPRRKRSIRNDDTKQGDGNGAAGGL; encoded by the coding sequence ATGAAGAAGCATTTACTACTGATCCTGCTGGGCCTGAGCACCACAGCGGGATGGGCACAGGCACCACAGCAGGCAAGCCCGCAACAGCAGCAGGCCGCCATGCCTGCCCCGAAAGGCAACGCCAGAATCAGCGGCATGGTGCTGGATGCCGAAACCAAACAACCCGTGGAGTTTGCCACCGTGGCCCTTATCAACCTGAGCACCGGCAAACCCATCGACGGCGCCATGGCCGACAACAAAGGCAGCTTCACGATTCAGAAAGTGGCGGCTGGCAAGTATAAACTCAACGTGTCGTTTCTGGGGTATCAGCAGCAGGTGGTGGAGAACGTAACCATCGCCTCCGATAATGCCGAGGTGAACGTGGGCACGATCTCCCTGGCCTCTGATGCCCAGAAGCTGAGCGAGGTGGTGATTACCGGGGAGAAGCCGCTGGTGGAGGAAAAAATCGACCGCACCGTGTACAACGCCGAGAAAGACATTACGAACGCCGGCGGCAATGCGGCCGACGTGCTTCAGAAGGTACCCTCCCTGAGCGTGGACACCGACGGTAACGTGCAGCTGCGCGGCAGCGGCAACGTACGCGTGCTCATCAACAACAAGCCCTCCTCCATCATGGCGGGCAGCGTGGCCGATGCGCTCAAGCAGATCCCGGCAGACATGATCAAAACCGTGGAGGTGATCACCAGCCCTTCGGCCAAGTATGACGCCGAGGGTACGGCCGGTATCATCAACATCATTACAAAAAAAGACAGCGGGCTGGAGGGCGTGAGCGGCTCTGTGGCGCTAACCGGCGGCACGCGCGCCAGTAACGGCAACGCCAGCCTGAACGTGCGCCGCGGCAAGCTGGGCATCAACGCCACCGCCAGCGGGGTGCATTTCTACAACCACGGCGACATGAGCAACATCACCACCTTTAACAATGAAGATGGGACGCAGAGCAGACGTGAGCAATTTGGCGACACCAAGATACGCGGCGCCTTTATGAACGCGCAACTTGGGTTCGACTACGACATCAATGCCAAGAACACCATTTCGGGCGGTGTACGTCGCAACGGAGGGCAGTTTAAGATGCAGAACGACCAGGCACAGCACTTCACTGAGAATGGCGTGGAAGACCCGGCTTATACGTTTAACACGGACATCGAGAACCGTAACGAGCGTTTAGGCACCGACCTGAACCTGGACTACGTGCATACCTTCGGGAAACAGGGCCACGAGCTGGCGATCCTGTCGCAGTACACCATGACCGATACTGACACCCGCAACTACCAGGACCGCTACAGCGATGGCCAAGCGCCGTTCTTCCTGCAGCGAAACAACAACGACGGAGCCAACAACGAGCTTACCTTCCAGGCTGATTATGTGCAACCGTTCGAGAACAAAACGACACTGGAACTGGGTGCCAAGACCATTTTCCGGGATGTGAAGAGCGACGGTTTCTACCGCGACATCACGTTAGTGGATGAAGCCAACAGCAACCTGAACTTCGATTATGCGCAGGATGTGTACGCCTCCTACTTTACCTATGGCTTTGCGGTAAAGAAAGTGAACGTGAAAGTGGGAGCCCGCTTCGAGCAGACCGAGATTGACGGTGACTACTTTCAGGAGCGCGAAGACGGCGGCCAGGAAAGAGAGACTTATTCCGACAGCTATAACAACCTGATCCCAAGTATAGCCTTGTCTTATACACTGAAGGAGAAGCACACGCTGAAGGCTAACTTCACGCAGCGCATCCAGCGTCCGTCGCTGTTCTACCTGAACCCGTTTGACCAGGAGCAGGCACCCGGAACAATCGTGCGTGGTAATCCTCGCCTGGATGCCGAGCTGACCAACCTGTACGAGATGGGCTACAGCACTTACTTTAAAACGGCTTCTATCAGCGCCAACCTGTACATGCGCGAAACAGATAATGCCATTGAGACGGTACCGCAGCTGGAGGGTGACAACACCATCCTGACCTTTGCCAACGTGGCCCAGAACAAGACTTATGGTATCAGCCTCTTCGGCTCCTTAAAACCGGTTAAGGCCTGGTCGATTAGCGGCAGCTCCAACATCTACTTTGTAGACCTGAAGAGCTCGCTGTACGAGAACAGCGGCTGGATGTACAACGTCAACGGTAACTCCTCCTATGACTTCGGAAAAGGCTTCAGCGCCCAGTTTAACGGCGGCTTCAACTCACGCAGAATTCAGCTGCAGGGCAAGTTTGCCTCCTTCTCTTACCACGCGCTGGCCTTTAAGAAGGAGCTGTTTGAAGGCAAGGGCGGCATCAGCTTAGGTCTGGATAACCCGTTCCGCAAGAGCATGAAGATGAACAACGACGTGGAGGCCATTGACTTCACCCAGCGCATGCGTATCAACAACTATAACCGCGGTGCCCGTGTCACCTTCGACTACCGCTTCGGTAAGATGGAGAAGCAGAAGCAGCCGCGCCGCAAGCGCAGCATCCGCAACGACGACACCAAACAGGGCGACGGCAACGGCGCCGCCGGCGGCCTCTAA
- a CDS encoding trans-sulfuration enzyme family protein, translated as MSDNTTGAIRLQAQRSHYREHSVPLYLTSSFTFEDAEQARAVFAEEEQGQVYSRYANPNVDELIQKVCFLEKAEDGFAFASGMGAIFGCLGALLQSGDHVLACRSLFGSTHQLLTNIFPKWGIQYTYADAAKPEEWERLITPATRLILIETPSNPGLELIDLAWLGELKKKHNLLLVVDNCFATPVLQTPTDYGADLVLHSATKYIDGQGRVLGGIAVGSKELIAQIRFFARHTGPALSAFNAWILSKSLETLSLRMEKHCENALKLAEALEGNPALEKVNYPFLPSFPQYVLAKKQMRLGGGIVTLQIRGGYEAAKRFIDNLQMASITSNLGDTRTIVTHPASTTHSKLTEEERLATGITPGLVRVSVGLESINDIIGDIQQALE; from the coding sequence ATGAGTGATAACACGACCGGGGCAATCCGCCTCCAGGCGCAGCGCTCGCACTATCGGGAGCACTCGGTGCCTTTGTATCTTACCTCCAGCTTCACGTTTGAGGATGCCGAACAGGCGCGTGCCGTGTTTGCCGAGGAGGAGCAGGGGCAGGTATACTCCCGCTACGCCAACCCGAACGTAGACGAGCTGATCCAGAAGGTGTGCTTTCTGGAGAAGGCGGAGGATGGCTTTGCCTTTGCCTCCGGGATGGGGGCCATCTTCGGGTGCCTGGGGGCGCTGCTGCAGTCCGGCGACCATGTGCTGGCCTGCCGTTCGCTGTTCGGCTCCACGCACCAGCTGCTCACCAACATCTTCCCGAAGTGGGGCATACAGTATACGTACGCCGATGCCGCCAAGCCGGAGGAGTGGGAGCGCCTGATCACGCCCGCGACCAGGCTCATCCTTATCGAGACGCCTTCTAACCCGGGCCTGGAGCTAATTGACCTGGCGTGGCTGGGGGAGCTGAAGAAAAAGCATAACCTGCTGCTGGTGGTGGATAACTGCTTTGCCACGCCTGTCCTGCAGACGCCCACCGACTATGGGGCTGACCTGGTGCTGCACTCTGCCACCAAGTATATCGATGGGCAGGGACGTGTGCTGGGGGGGATAGCCGTGGGTAGCAAGGAGTTGATTGCGCAGATCCGGTTCTTTGCCCGCCATACCGGTCCGGCGCTGTCGGCGTTTAATGCCTGGATACTGTCGAAAAGCCTGGAGACGCTAAGCCTGCGCATGGAGAAGCACTGCGAAAATGCCCTGAAACTGGCAGAGGCCCTGGAGGGCAACCCGGCGCTGGAGAAGGTCAATTACCCGTTCCTGCCGTCGTTCCCGCAGTATGTGCTGGCGAAGAAACAAATGCGCCTGGGCGGTGGCATTGTGACGCTGCAGATAAGGGGCGGCTATGAGGCAGCCAAACGCTTTATTGACAACCTGCAGATGGCCAGCATTACCTCTAACCTGGGTGATACCCGTACCATTGTCACCCATCCGGCCTCTACCACACACTCCAAACTGACCGAAGAAGAGCGTTTGGCTACGGGCATCACCCCAGGCCTGGTGCGCGTTTCAGTGGGGCTGGAAAGTATAAACGATATCATTGGGGACATACAGCAGGCGCTGGAGTAG
- a CDS encoding sulfate adenylyltransferase subunit 1: MDILRFITAGNVDDGKSTLIGRLLYDTKQIFADQLEAIESSGRVNEDGQVDLSLLTDGLKAEREQGITIDVAYKYFSTERRKFIIADAPGHIQYTRNMVTGASNSNLSIILVDARKGVQEQTRRHSIISSLLGIPHLVICINKMDLVGYDEQVYDQIVEDYKQFARKLRAKEITFIPVSALKGDNIVEGSELTMPWYQGPSLLEHLEQVPVSQDFNLEDARFPVQYVIRPLTAEHHDYRGYAGKVISGTYKAGDKVTVQPSGQSTTVKSVELGGRLLEEAFAPMSVVLQLADEVDISRGDVIVKAADNLEVAQEFEAEICWMHNKALKPGAKLLLRHNSTETRCVVRHIDYKIDINTLDHLEDVDQVQLNDICRVQIKTASPLLLDKYADNRSNGGFILVDETSFATVGAGMVAEIAY, translated from the coding sequence ATGGACATACTACGATTTATTACTGCCGGCAACGTAGACGACGGCAAGAGCACACTCATCGGTCGCCTGCTCTACGACACCAAGCAGATCTTCGCCGACCAGTTGGAAGCCATCGAGAGCTCCGGCCGCGTAAATGAGGACGGGCAGGTAGACCTTTCCTTACTTACGGACGGCCTGAAGGCGGAGCGCGAGCAGGGCATCACCATTGATGTGGCCTACAAGTACTTCTCCACTGAGCGACGTAAGTTCATCATCGCCGATGCGCCGGGCCATATCCAGTATACCCGCAACATGGTAACAGGTGCCTCTAACTCCAACCTGTCCATCATCCTGGTAGATGCCCGTAAGGGCGTGCAGGAGCAGACACGCCGCCACTCCATCATCTCCTCGCTGCTGGGTATCCCGCACCTGGTGATCTGTATTAACAAGATGGACCTGGTAGGCTATGATGAGCAGGTATACGACCAGATTGTGGAGGACTACAAGCAGTTTGCCAGGAAGCTACGCGCCAAAGAGATCACCTTTATACCTGTGAGCGCCCTGAAAGGCGATAACATTGTGGAGGGCTCCGAGCTGACCATGCCGTGGTACCAGGGGCCGAGCCTGTTGGAGCACCTCGAGCAGGTACCCGTATCGCAGGACTTTAACCTGGAGGATGCCCGTTTCCCGGTGCAGTATGTCATTCGCCCGCTCACAGCCGAGCACCACGACTACCGGGGCTATGCCGGTAAGGTGATCAGCGGCACCTATAAGGCAGGCGATAAGGTGACAGTGCAGCCATCAGGCCAATCGACTACGGTTAAATCCGTGGAGCTGGGAGGCAGGTTACTGGAGGAGGCTTTCGCTCCGATGTCGGTCGTTTTACAGCTGGCGGATGAAGTGGACATTAGCCGTGGCGATGTGATCGTGAAGGCCGCCGATAACCTGGAGGTAGCACAGGAGTTTGAGGCAGAGATCTGCTGGATGCACAACAAGGCGCTGAAGCCGGGTGCCAAGCTGCTGCTCCGCCACAACTCCACCGAAACCCGCTGCGTAGTACGCCACATCGATTACAAGATCGACATTAACACCCTCGATCACCTGGAGGATGTGGACCAGGTACAACTGAATGACATCTGCCGCGTGCAGATCAAAACAGCCTCCCCACTCCTGCTCGACAAGTATGCCGACAACCGCTCCAACGGCGGATTTATACTTGTAGATGAGACATCTTTTGCAACAGTAGGTGCCGGTATGGTAGCCGAGATTGCGTATTAA
- a CDS encoding OsmC family protein — MEVNLTRVDQDFHFVAEGASGVEINIDGSPEIGGHNAGARPMEMLLMGLGGCSAIDIIQILKKKRQQIDSFKINVKAEREQGELPSVFKQIHVHFILGGPLEELKVQQAIQLSMDKYCSVAAILYHTATISYTYELVR; from the coding sequence ATGGAAGTTAACCTTACACGCGTAGACCAGGATTTTCATTTTGTGGCGGAAGGAGCCTCAGGAGTGGAAATCAACATAGACGGCTCACCGGAGATCGGTGGCCACAACGCCGGCGCCCGCCCCATGGAAATGCTGCTCATGGGCCTTGGCGGCTGCAGTGCCATCGACATCATCCAAATTCTGAAAAAGAAGCGCCAGCAGATCGACTCCTTCAAAATTAATGTGAAGGCAGAGCGGGAGCAGGGGGAACTGCCTTCTGTGTTTAAGCAGATCCACGTTCACTTTATACTTGGCGGCCCGCTGGAAGAACTGAAAGTACAGCAAGCCATCCAGCTCTCGATGGACAAGTACTGCTCGGTAGCGGCCATACTTTACCATACCGCCACGATCAGTTATACTTATGAGCTGGTGAGGTAG
- a CDS encoding TSUP family transporter: MDSPQGDNRNAAPSPTEASGAANPLFPVFLKLEELQTLVVGGGAVGLEKLSAILANSPKAQVRLVAPEIHVDIWALAAKHPQVELAVREFQEEDLTEKDLVLVATDDHVLNKAIRDLAKSRKILANVADTPELCDFYLGSVVQKGSLKLGISTNGKSPTVAKRVKEVLNEAFPDEIDQVLGKMGKIRAQLKGDFAEKVKQLNALTEGLVTPVPVPRVLLKYNLISVLVLVFSAIALMVTGHLLFIYIPLQTIGNLAMDVAGQIDSDILIFILAGFVAQLIDGALGMAYGVSATTFLLSVGVSPVAASASVHASEIFTSGVSGWMHLKFRNVNSKLFKSIVLPGVLGAILGAYLLFTFEEYLYVIKPLVAGYTLVLGILILRKVLRKKVKKKPVKKLGFLATAGGFLDAIGGGGWGPIVSSTLIAKGRNPMYTIGSVNLAEFFVSIASSATFVAFAGISHWQIILGLILGGCISAPIGAMMARRLPVKTMMIIVGIVVIIVSLRLIVMALPF; this comes from the coding sequence ATGGATAGTCCTCAAGGAGACAATAGGAACGCTGCCCCTTCCCCAACAGAGGCAAGCGGTGCCGCTAATCCCTTATTCCCTGTTTTTCTGAAGCTGGAGGAGTTGCAGACTTTGGTGGTAGGCGGTGGGGCTGTTGGCTTGGAAAAGCTCTCGGCCATACTTGCCAATAGCCCCAAGGCGCAGGTGCGGCTGGTGGCGCCGGAGATCCATGTGGATATTTGGGCGCTGGCGGCAAAGCACCCGCAGGTAGAGCTGGCGGTGCGCGAGTTTCAGGAGGAGGACCTGACGGAGAAGGACCTGGTGCTGGTCGCCACCGACGATCACGTGCTCAACAAAGCCATCCGCGACCTGGCCAAGTCCAGGAAAATACTGGCCAACGTGGCCGACACTCCTGAGCTTTGTGACTTTTACCTGGGCTCGGTGGTGCAGAAAGGCAGCCTGAAGCTGGGCATTTCCACGAACGGTAAATCGCCCACGGTGGCCAAGCGCGTGAAGGAGGTGCTGAACGAGGCCTTTCCGGATGAGATAGACCAGGTACTGGGCAAGATGGGGAAGATCCGGGCGCAGCTGAAGGGCGATTTTGCCGAAAAGGTAAAGCAACTGAACGCGCTTACGGAAGGCTTGGTAACACCTGTGCCGGTGCCTAGGGTACTACTCAAGTATAACCTGATCTCGGTGCTGGTGCTGGTATTTTCGGCCATCGCCCTGATGGTGACGGGCCACCTGCTGTTCATCTACATCCCGTTGCAGACCATTGGAAACCTGGCCATGGATGTTGCCGGGCAGATCGACTCGGATATCCTCATTTTTATACTTGCCGGCTTTGTGGCGCAGCTGATCGACGGAGCCCTGGGTATGGCTTATGGCGTGAGTGCCACTACTTTTCTGCTGAGCGTAGGGGTAAGCCCGGTGGCGGCCAGTGCCAGTGTGCACGCCTCCGAGATCTTTACCTCCGGCGTATCGGGCTGGATGCACCTGAAGTTCAGGAACGTGAACAGCAAACTATTCAAGAGCATTGTGCTGCCGGGCGTGCTCGGGGCCATACTGGGTGCGTACCTGCTTTTTACGTTTGAAGAGTACCTGTACGTCATCAAGCCGCTCGTGGCAGGATACACGTTGGTGCTGGGCATTCTGATCCTGCGCAAGGTGCTGCGAAAGAAGGTAAAGAAGAAGCCGGTGAAAAAGCTGGGCTTCCTGGCTACGGCAGGCGGGTTTCTGGATGCCATCGGCGGTGGGGGCTGGGGGCCAATCGTGTCCTCCACGCTGATTGCCAAAGGCCGCAACCCCATGTATACTATCGGCTCCGTGAACCTGGCTGAGTTTTTCGTGTCTATTGCCAGTTCTGCCACCTTTGTGGCCTTTGCAGGTATCTCGCACTGGCAAATCATCCTGGGGCTTATACTGGGCGGCTGTATCTCGGCTCCTATCGGAGCCATGATGGCGCGTCGCCTGCCGGTTAAAACCATGATGATCATCGTGGGCATAGTGGTGATCATCGTCAGCCTGAGGCTGATCGTGATGGCCCTGCCGTTTTAA
- the cysD gene encoding sulfate adenylyltransferase subunit CysD — protein MTKRYLDYLDQLEAEAIHIMREVAGQFEKPALLFSGGKDSITLVRLAEKAFRPGKFPFPLVHIDTGHNFPEAIRYRDELAERLGEKLIVRNVEETIKRKNLSEPKGRYASRNALQTHTLLETIEEFGFDACIGGARRDEEKARAKERIFSVRDEFGQWDPKRQRPELWNIYNGRITKGENVRVFPISNWTELDVWNYIKREGIALPNIYYTHERECLVRDGKLMAWSDFIFQEPDDVVVTKQVRFRTVGDMTCTAAVESIAHDIDGVIAEILESKISERGATRIDDKLSETAMEDRKKGGYF, from the coding sequence ATGACAAAAAGATACCTGGATTACCTCGATCAGCTGGAGGCAGAGGCGATCCACATTATGCGCGAAGTAGCGGGGCAATTCGAGAAGCCGGCCCTGCTTTTCTCCGGAGGCAAGGATTCCATCACCTTGGTACGCCTGGCCGAGAAGGCTTTCCGCCCTGGCAAGTTCCCGTTCCCGCTGGTGCACATCGATACCGGGCACAATTTCCCGGAGGCGATCCGCTACCGCGATGAGCTGGCCGAGCGCCTGGGTGAGAAACTGATCGTGCGCAACGTGGAGGAAACCATTAAACGCAAGAACCTTTCGGAGCCGAAGGGCCGCTATGCCAGCCGCAACGCGCTGCAGACCCATACCTTGCTGGAGACCATCGAGGAGTTTGGTTTTGACGCCTGCATTGGCGGTGCCCGTCGCGACGAGGAAAAGGCCCGCGCCAAGGAACGCATCTTCTCGGTGCGCGACGAGTTTGGTCAGTGGGATCCGAAGCGCCAGCGCCCCGAGCTCTGGAACATCTACAACGGCCGCATCACCAAAGGCGAGAACGTGCGCGTGTTCCCGATCTCTAACTGGACCGAGCTGGACGTTTGGAACTACATTAAACGCGAGGGAATAGCCCTGCCAAACATCTACTACACCCACGAGCGCGAGTGCCTGGTGCGCGACGGCAAGCTGATGGCCTGGTCTGACTTTATTTTCCAGGAGCCCGACGATGTGGTCGTGACCAAGCAGGTGCGTTTCCGCACCGTGGGCGACATGACCTGTACGGCCGCTGTGGAAAGTATAGCCCACGACATTGATGGGGTAATTGCAGAGATTCTGGAGTCAAAGATAAGTGAGCGCGGCGCCACCCGCATCGACGACAAACTGTCGGAGACAGCGATGGAAGACCGTAAGAAAGGAGGATACTTTTAA
- the cobA gene encoding uroporphyrinogen-III C-methyltransferase, giving the protein MASRRKEIRNTAAGQQASITKYKLPRLTLVGAGPGDEELITLKGIKALQQADVVLYDALVNPELLKYAPAGAPKIFVGKRAGAHHLRQEEINNLIVDSAFAHGHVVRLKGGDSFVFGRGYEELAHADKFNIQTAVVPGISSSVAVPELQQIPLTIRGVNESFWVITGTTSSGEVSSDISLAAQSDATVIILMGVSKLAQISEIFTAAGKADTPVAVIQNGSLPDEKIALGNVHNIVGRVEAQQVGAPAIIVIGEVVNYHPALRYTLALQQQQELTAVEV; this is encoded by the coding sequence ATGGCATCCAGAAGAAAAGAAATAAGAAACACGGCTGCAGGGCAGCAGGCAAGTATAACAAAGTATAAACTACCCAGATTAACGCTGGTCGGCGCTGGCCCCGGCGATGAGGAGTTGATCACCCTGAAAGGCATAAAGGCGCTGCAGCAGGCCGATGTGGTGCTCTACGACGCGCTGGTAAACCCGGAGCTGCTAAAGTATGCCCCGGCCGGGGCGCCGAAGATCTTTGTGGGCAAACGCGCCGGAGCGCACCACCTCCGGCAAGAGGAGATCAACAACCTGATCGTGGATTCCGCCTTTGCACACGGCCACGTAGTGCGCCTGAAGGGGGGCGACTCCTTTGTGTTCGGTCGAGGCTATGAGGAACTGGCGCATGCCGATAAGTTCAATATACAGACGGCGGTGGTGCCGGGCATTTCCAGCTCTGTTGCGGTGCCCGAACTGCAGCAGATCCCGCTCACCATCCGGGGCGTGAACGAAAGTTTCTGGGTGATTACCGGCACCACGAGCTCCGGGGAGGTATCCTCCGACATAAGTTTGGCCGCACAATCCGATGCGACTGTGATAATTTTGATGGGAGTGAGTAAATTAGCGCAGATTTCAGAGATCTTTACGGCAGCTGGTAAAGCCGACACGCCTGTAGCAGTGATCCAGAATGGTTCTTTGCCGGATGAAAAGATCGCGCTGGGGAATGTGCACAACATTGTGGGGCGGGTAGAAGCGCAACAGGTAGGCGCCCCGGCAATTATCGTTATAGGAGAGGTGGTAAATTACCACCCGGCGCTGCGCTACACGCTGGCCCTGCAACAGCAGCAGGAATTAACGGCTGTGGAAGTATAA